In one window of Photorhabdus laumondii subsp. laumondii DNA:
- a CDS encoding carbohydrate porin: protein MKITNKFLLLTIPLILLYNNVTVAAENNCHSYDTLLPRGPETPSVSSACDTVFPEWGGLRKEMADRGFYANFQLLTNLTYDISRSWKNTPSPNYMGQHLTTGNIAATELTYDLSRIGFTDKAQLRLGLTYAYNNFKNNGQDGHPFVSAFSINQPLLNDRVILNYGYTTLLSHFYGLFLGSSTASSALGPTSVMLSQAGLTISKPSPSIDIRFLSENKRWYDHIGVARSQSSEGLKTDSKYNTYGLRWKLPSAGTLVINELGYRVNANETENMIWLRGGSVFNKTPYFNYNNSEYENYTYSHYIAATHQITKPDTSMPFRGWYIDGKANYAPKDRNLFNADISLSLFSIGPFDSRPNDMVTFGLAYNKFSDDAKNYFARNGQLAESYSATASVAYSYRVYNGIYWTNSLSYTHHPSVTPKEDDAYNLLTQITFSL, encoded by the coding sequence ATGAAAATAACCAATAAATTTCTTTTACTCACGATTCCACTTATTTTGCTTTATAACAATGTCACTGTAGCAGCGGAAAATAACTGCCACTCGTATGATACCCTTTTACCAAGAGGACCAGAAACACCTTCGGTTTCATCTGCATGCGATACGGTATTTCCTGAATGGGGCGGCCTTAGAAAAGAGATGGCAGATCGTGGCTTTTATGCAAATTTTCAACTACTTACTAATCTAACCTACGATATATCAAGAAGCTGGAAAAATACGCCTAGTCCCAATTATATGGGACAGCACTTAACTACCGGTAATATCGCCGCGACAGAACTCACTTATGATTTATCACGGATTGGTTTCACTGATAAAGCACAACTGCGTTTAGGTTTAACCTATGCTTATAATAACTTCAAAAATAATGGTCAAGATGGACATCCTTTTGTCTCAGCCTTTTCCATTAATCAACCCTTATTGAATGATCGAGTCATATTAAATTATGGCTATACGACACTACTCTCCCATTTTTATGGCTTATTTTTGGGTAGCAGTACAGCATCATCAGCGCTAGGGCCAACCAGTGTGATGTTGTCCCAAGCTGGACTAACCATTAGCAAACCAAGCCCATCAATAGATATTCGGTTTTTATCGGAAAATAAACGTTGGTATGACCACATTGGCGTTGCCAGAAGTCAAAGCTCAGAAGGTTTAAAAACCGATTCAAAATATAATACCTATGGTCTGCGCTGGAAACTTCCCAGTGCAGGAACCTTAGTCATCAACGAATTAGGTTATCGTGTTAATGCCAATGAAACGGAAAATATGATCTGGCTTCGGGGTGGATCGGTGTTCAATAAAACCCCTTATTTTAACTATAACAATTCAGAGTATGAAAATTACACTTACTCTCATTATATCGCCGCTACCCACCAAATAACCAAGCCGGATACGTCAATGCCTTTCCGTGGCTGGTATATTGACGGTAAAGCCAACTATGCGCCAAAGGATCGTAACCTGTTTAATGCCGACATTTCATTATCACTGTTCAGCATTGGTCCATTTGATTCGCGTCCAAACGATATGGTTACTTTTGGTCTGGCCTATAATAAGTTCAGCGACGATGCAAAAAATTATTTTGCTCGCAATGGTCAACTTGCTGAAAGTTATAGTGCAACCGCTTCTGTAGCGTATAGCTATCGTGTTTACAACGGCATCTATTGGACTAATAGCTTATCGTATACTCATCACCCATCAGTGACACCAAAAGAGGATGATGCCTATAATTTGCTCACACAAATTACGTTTAGTTTATAA
- the ascB gene encoding 6-phospho-beta-glucosidase, translating into MKKQFPNNFLWGGALAANQVEGAHQIDGKGLSTSDMQPHGVIGHSIERNLGDFHIKDIGIDFYHRYPEDIALFAEMGFKCLRTSIAWTRIFPEGDEEIPNENGLAFYDRLFDEMIKYNIQPLITLSHFEMPYGLVKKYGGWGNRKTIAFFDHYARTVFERYQHKVKYWLTFNEINMSLFSCFTGAGLPENSKIQDIYQALHYQLVASANAVKACHEIIPDAKIGNMVAAAPYYPLTCHPDDILESLKKNREWLFFFDVQARGYYPSYMPRLFKEKNITLDITDEDKIALKETVDFLSFSYYMSSCATTNLEIIKTSGNIINPVKNPYLSSSEWGWQIDPKGIRYLLNMLYDRYQKPLFIVENGLGARDVIQNDGSIIDDYRIKYLNDHLFQIREAIEDGVQLLGYTSWGPIDLVSASTAEMSKRYGFIYVDRDDQGNGTLERRRKKSFNWYKAVISSHGNTLQAPEVENENNQ; encoded by the coding sequence ATGAAAAAACAATTTCCAAATAACTTCCTTTGGGGAGGAGCGCTGGCGGCAAATCAGGTTGAAGGAGCCCATCAAATAGATGGAAAAGGGTTATCAACCTCAGATATGCAACCCCACGGCGTCATTGGTCACAGCATAGAACGCAATTTAGGTGATTTTCATATTAAGGATATTGGTATCGATTTTTATCATCGTTATCCTGAGGATATTGCGCTATTTGCTGAAATGGGATTTAAATGCCTGAGAACCTCCATCGCCTGGACACGTATATTCCCTGAGGGAGATGAAGAAATACCGAACGAAAACGGCCTGGCTTTTTATGATCGCCTGTTTGACGAAATGATAAAATATAATATTCAACCACTCATTACGCTTTCTCATTTTGAAATGCCTTATGGCTTAGTAAAAAAATATGGTGGTTGGGGAAATCGGAAAACAATTGCATTTTTTGACCATTATGCCAGAACTGTTTTTGAACGTTACCAGCATAAAGTAAAATATTGGCTGACATTCAATGAAATTAATATGTCTTTATTCTCCTGTTTTACAGGTGCAGGATTACCAGAAAACAGTAAAATTCAAGATATTTATCAGGCACTACATTATCAATTAGTTGCCAGTGCCAACGCAGTTAAAGCCTGCCATGAAATTATTCCTGATGCAAAAATAGGTAATATGGTGGCAGCGGCCCCTTATTACCCATTAACTTGTCATCCCGATGATATATTAGAATCATTGAAAAAGAATCGTGAATGGCTATTCTTCTTTGATGTACAAGCTCGTGGATATTATCCATCTTATATGCCCCGTCTATTTAAAGAAAAAAATATCACACTTGATATCACAGATGAAGATAAAATAGCACTCAAAGAAACGGTTGATTTCCTCTCTTTCAGTTACTACATGAGTAGCTGCGCAACAACAAACCTTGAGATTATCAAGACCTCGGGGAATATCATTAATCCGGTGAAAAATCCTTATCTGTCCAGCTCAGAATGGGGATGGCAAATCGATCCTAAAGGCATTCGCTATCTTCTCAATATGCTATATGACCGTTACCAAAAACCCCTGTTTATTGTAGAAAACGGTTTGGGCGCCAGAGATGTTATTCAAAACGATGGCTCTATTATTGATGATTATCGTATTAAATATCTTAACGATCATTTATTTCAGATACGGGAAGCCATTGAAGATGGAGTTCAGTTATTAGGATATACCTCATGGGGGCCAATAGATTTGGTCAGCGCTTCTACCGCAGAAATGTCAAAACGGTATGGGTTTATTTATGTTGATCGTGATGACCAAGGCAATGGAACATTAGAACGGCGGCGTAAAAAAAGTTTTAATTGGTATAAAGCGGTGATCAGCAGTCACGGTAATACCCTTCAAGCCCCGGAGGTAGAAAATGAAAATAACCAATAA